In Vanacampus margaritifer isolate UIUO_Vmar chromosome 9, RoL_Vmar_1.0, whole genome shotgun sequence, the following proteins share a genomic window:
- the dop1a gene encoding protein DOP1A isoform X3, giving the protein MNAEEVELLGDSKYRNYVAAVDKALKNFEYSSEWADLISALGKLNKVLQNNAKYQVVPKKLTIGKRLAQCLHPALPSGVHRKALETYEIIFKIIGPKRLAKDLFLYSSGLFPLLTNAAMSVKPVLLGLYETYYLPLGKTLKPGLQGLLTGVLPGLEEGSEFYDRTNNLLEKVAAAVEQSAFYSALWGSILTSPAVRLPGVSFVLLHLNRKLSMEDQLYVMGSDIELMVEAVSTSVQDSSVLVQRSTLDLILFCFPFHMSQATRPDMIRILSAALHVVLRRDMSLNRRLYAWLLGFDNNGVKTGPRATRQSTPEDQASHYFNTFSKDMLVQAMVGILQGKARGGEEESILMHDLKPFRILISLLDKPELGPAILEDVLIEVFRTLHTHCKTELGLQNQSSFSKDHTHLSSKLRENKKTAELIKTANLLFNSFEPFYMWDYIARWFEECCRTTLNVQTGIPRHAGSLGTSELSLMEFCQLVDFLLDIVSLETYIEIQTEHLPQLLLRMVAALTCHLQTLGIGELTHCLRLCSKILSKVQPPLVSPLALPTSPQVHGLSSSCGNSSECTKEKKSDIKNVTLGTHESGEVFKDVENHPNRSSESCFTDFIQYHENGPDTEQPPQTHPTHKTGIHSSGPSQPKPVDKPVMQCCLEHFQQFLSRLITLYITSQQLETDEKDRGLVVQSTSLVLEGTQPGVHLDQTESCSDSVMAQKDYVAAFTAACQLFLECSSFPVYIAEGNLKASPTQEQECESERGFLPEWLQALMDATCLASNFSLQGVAISLLMDLVGLTQSVAMVTAESVASSGSSESAQPMSPSQGRVAVVIRPPLTQGILKYIANKTDFFKNVALILWDQLSEGTPQHHQRSVELFYQLHNLVPSSSICEDVISQQLMHRDKRVRLEAHVKFSVLWHLTRDLNITKSSPFNRTFDRSLFIMLDSLSYWDPCTSSVGRAWLNQVLQRHDIARVLEPLLLLLLHPKTHRVSIQKVQAQRHWAHVFPSLSEHEPSEPIDTRDSGFSENLSHIQVDRMAQSDFPGLEVGDMEPFCLTVNPLSDSLSILSLSSENLQLTSGFQPADQQEEPHSSESTGSQSSPVENQSFDEPEAVNSTSNSSDHQPASSDYMSEDSLEGTVFSVVNDLIENVVSLVAEESVDVPMRSEDWAQSDSESTCSETSTAPHLDSGPPHTSNHQTLPEMLAEGTLEFLGVPSTDVAVEEQHREGIIRHSSSPSIVTLPDNSDPTISDHNLQVDNSQARKRSHSSTQLSLKGKIMEKLADKSTGAKPKTKKSKRKEEERRRKAASQAEKTQTPSIFFGDSLDLENWYSCGEGEVSEIESDIGSPSGCSGGNVGGVSVAGRRSSSAPPRFNIHPLYQHVLLYLQLYDSSRALHALSAIAAMLRSAPSGFVSAISTTSINNTYTPQLSLLQNLLARHRVSVMGKDFYCPIAQDSHSHSFRSAMYLEIIISLCLYFLRSFYSAHVTAGPQDLAGNRAMQLTSIEVLTLLFSELAKVTGGSAKGFASFIYDVLSKCKVQKVVLHCLLSSIFSAQKWHDQRTAGVNMSTVEEGLSEDSVINLSEDQMDSCSAVQSQLLRLLQSLVVLEHRVLVPVEEGGEPGAGAAGGVGAGSSTGTGFEMLGGEVEHVNPQQPMTSLQYLHGQPITAQGMFLCAVIRALHQHHACKMHPQWIGLITATLPYMRRILRRVVASVTLQLCRNLDNLLHQYRYETGITDARPQWMAVCIPPDLLLTVLEGITAIIHYCLLDPTYQYHQLHVSVDQKHLAEARSGILSILHTIMSSVTLLWSVLHHADSSEKPAAASAASTSNINLGSTKKIRQQILELLGPISMNHGAHFMAAIAYVWNERKQVKTPVRNKVIPVASDEQLLLVELVRSVSAMRTETVMHTVKEVLKQPPAIAKDRKHLSLEVCMLQFFYAYVQRIPVSTLVDSWPSLLALLKDSVQLSLPAPGQFLILGVLNEFILKNPNLESKKDQRELQDVTHKVVEAIGTIAGSSLEQTTWLRRNLEVKASPQIVVDGTNLEADVEDLMLTVMEASSFTPSVYSVHALTLLAEVLAHLLDMVFYSDEKERVIPLLVNIMHYVVPYLRNHSAHNAPSYRACIQLLSSLSGYQYTRRAWKKEAFDLFMDHTFFQMDSSCVSHWRAIIDHLMTHDKTTFRDLMTRVAVAQSSSLSLFTNRDAELEQRAMLLKRLAFTIYSSEVDQYQKYLPDIQERLVESLRLPQVPILHAQVFLFFRVLLLRMSPQHLTSLWPTMITELVQVFLLMEQELTADEDISRTSGPSVAGLETTYSGGNGFSTSYNSQRWLNLYLSACKLLDLALALPPESLPQFQMYRWAFIPEASDDSGMEVRRQGTHQREFKPYVVRLAKLLRKRAKKNPEDDCFTRNLSWEPGHLMLTLYVIRSMEQLLPFFNLLSHVFNSKSSSRSCPAYAHNRAAGFFSCQKEGHKLESQKVFWSRARQNIEEMIEKDFLEGLIKTGKHSAFTHSDQH; this is encoded by the exons GTGGAGGCTGTCAGCACATCAGTCCAGGACTCGAGTGTGCTGGTGCAGAGAAGCACTTTAGATTTGATCCTTTTCTGCTTCCCCTTCCACATGAGCCAG GCTACTCGCCCTGACATGATCCGGATCCTGTCTGCTGCTTTGCATGTGGTTTTGAGAAGAGACATGTCCCTGAACCGCAGACTCTACGCATGGTTGTTGG gtTTTGACAACAATGGGGTGAAAACAGGCCCCCGCGCCACTCGACAGAGCACCCCAGAAGACCAGGCTAGCCACTATTTCAACACCTTCTCAAAAGACATGCTAGTCCAG GCAATGGTGGGGATATTGCAGGGGAAAGCGCGAGGCGGCGAAGAGGAAAGCATCCTCATGCATGACCTCAAGCCATTTCGCATCCTCATCAGTCTGCTTGACAAACCAGAGCTTG GTCCAGCTATCTTAGAGGATGTTCTCATTGAAGTGTTTCGTACGCTGCACACACATTGCAAAACTGAGTTGGGCCTCCAAAACCAGAGTTCCTTCAGCAAAGATCACACACACCTTAGCAG CAAACTTCGGGAGAACAAAAAGACAGCAGAACTGATTAAAACAGCCAATCTGCTGTTCAACTCTTTCGAGCCATTCTACATGTGGGACTATATTGCTCGCTGGTTTGAGGAGTGCTGCag GACGACACTGAATGTGCAAACCGGTATTCCAAGGCATGCTGGGAGTTTAGGTACCTCAGAGCTTTCCTTAATGGAATTCTGTCAGCTAGTTGATTTCCTGTTGGACATCGTTTCCTTG GAGACGTACATCGAGATCCAGACAGAACATCTTCCTCAGCTCTTGCTGCGCATGGTGGCTGCACTAACCTGTCACCTGCAGACCTTGGGAATTGGAGAGCTCACTCACTGTCTGCGACTCTGCTCCAAGATCCTGAGCAAAGTACAACCACCATTAGTGTCCCCTTTGGCCCTGCCCACAAGCCCCCAGGTGCATGGCCTTTCCAGTTCCTGTGGAAATTCTTCAGAATGcacaaaggagaaaaaaagtgatattaaa AATGTAACTCTGGGAACACATGAAAGTGGGGAGGTGTTCAAAGATGTAGAAAATCATCCCAATCGCTCATCTGAAAGCTGCTTCACAGACTTCATCCAATACCATGAGAATGGCCCAGATACAGAACAACCACCTCAAACTCACCCAACGCATAAGACAGGCATTCATTCCTCAGGCCCATCTCAACCTAAACCTGTGGACAAACCAGTCATGCAGTGCTGTTTGGAACACTTCCAGCAATTTCTTTCTCGCCTTATAACCTTGTATATAACTTCCCAACAATTGGAAACAGACGAGAAGGACAGAGGCCTCGTGGTACAGTCAACAAGCCTTGTATTAGAGGGTACCCAACCTGGTGTGCATCTAGACCAGACTGAGTCATGCTCGGACTCTGTGATGGCTCAGAAAGACTATGTTGCTGCTTTTACTGCTGCCTGCCAGCTGTTCTTGGAGTGTTCCAGCTTTCCAGTGTACATTGCAGAGGGAAACCTGAAGGCCTCACCCACACAAGAGCAAGAGTGTG AGAGCGAGCGGGGGTTTCTGCCGGAGTGGCTGCAGGCATTGATGGATGCCACCTGCTTGGCTAGCAACTTCAGTCTTCAAGGTGTGGCTATTTCTCTACTAATGGACCTCGTGGGACTCACCCAGTCTGTGGCCATGGTGACAGCTGAGAGTGTGGCATCCAGCGGCAGCTCTGAGTCTGCCCAGCCCATGAGTCCCAGTCAAGGTCGAGTAGCTGTCGTCATCAGGCCCCCACTCACTCAGGGAATTCTTAAGTACATTGCAAACAAGACAGACTTCTTTAAG AATGTGGCTCTGATCCTGTGGGATCAGTTGAGTGAAGGAACACCACAGCACCATCAACGAAGTGTGGAGCTCTTCTATCAGCTCCACAACCTTGTACCTTCTTCCAGCATCTGTGAGGATGTGATCAGCCAGCAGCTCATGCACCGTGACAAG AGAGTTCGGCTAGAAGCCCATGTGAAGTTTTCTGTGCTGTGGCATTTGACACGAGATTTAAATATCACCAAATCTTCTCCTTTTAATCGAACATTTGACAG ATCTCTTTTTATCATGCTAGACAGCCTTAGTTATTGGGACCCTTGTACAAGTTCAGTTGGCCGGGCATGGCTTAATCAGGTCCTTCAGCGACATGACATCGCTCGGGTGCTAGAgcccctccttcttcttctactgCACCCAAAGACCCATAGagtttccattcaaaaagtacAAGCCCAGCGACACTGGGCCCATGTCTTTCCTAGCCTGTCTGAACACGAGCCATCGGAACCTATAGACACTAGAGACTCAGGCTTCTCTGAAA ACCTCAGTCATATCCAAGTGGACAGGATGGCACAGAGCGATTTCCCAGGTCTGGAAGTCGGTGACATGGAGCCATTTTGTCTTACCGTTAACCCTCTGAGTGACAGTCTGTCTATACTGAGTCTAAGCAGTGAGAATTTACAACTCACTAGTGGATTTCAGCCTGCTGACCAGCAGGAGGAGCCCCATTCCTCTGAATCAACTGGTTCTCAGTCCTCTCCAGTGGAAAATCAAAGTTTTGATGAGCCAGAGGCTGTAAACAGCACATCCAACAGTTCAGACCATCAACCTGCTTCTTCAGATTATATGTCTGAAGACTCATTAGAGGGGACTGTTTTCTCTGTTGTAAATGATCTTATAGAAAATGTTGTGAGTTTAGTAGCTGAGGAGTCTGTTGATGTGCCAATGCGGTCTGAAGACTGGGCTCAGTCAGACTCGGAGAGCACTTGTTCAGAAACATCCACGGCTCCCCATCTTGACTCCGGACCTCCTCATACCTCCAACCACCAGACGCTGCCAGAGATGCTGGCTGAAGGAACACTGGAATTTCTTGGGGTCCCTTCAACTGATGTTGCTGTAGAAGAGCAGCACAGAGAGGGTATCATCCGTCACAGTTCCTCACCTTCCATTGTCACATTACCTGACAACTCAGACCCAACCATTTCAGACCACAATCTGCAGGTGGACAACTCTCAAGCACGCAAACGAAGCCATAGCAGCACCCAGCTCAGCCTTAAAGGCAAAATCATGGAGAAATTGGCTGACAAATCCACAGGGGCTAAGCCTAAAACGAAAAAGTCCAAAAGGAAAGAGGAGGAGAGACGGAGAAAGGCAGCAAGCCAGGCTGAAAAAACGCAAACACCCAGTATATTCTTTGGGGATAGCCTAGATCTGGAGAACTGGTATAGCTGTGGGGAAGGTGAGGTATCAGAAATTGAAAGTGACATTGGCTCACCCAGTGGATGttcaggtgggaatgttggagGTGTTAGTGTCGCAGGACGTAGATCATCGTCCGCCCCACCTCGCTTCAATATCCATCCTCTCTACCAGCATGTTCTTCTATATCTCCAGTTATATGACTCCTCCAGGGCCCTGCATGCACTTTCGGCAATCGCAGCCATGCTAAGGTCTGCTCCCTCAGGGTTTGTAAGTGCTATCTCCACTACTAGCATCAACAACACCTACACCCCCCAGCTCTCTTTGCTCCAAAACCTCCTAGCTCGTCACAGGGTCTCTGTCATGGGCAAAGACTTCTACTGCCCCATCGCACAAGACTCCCACTCCCACTCATTCCGCAGTGCCATGTATCTGGAAATCATCATATCACTCTGTCTATACTTCTTAAGAAGCTTCTACTCTGCCCATGTAACAGCAGGCCCTCAGGACTTGGCTGGAAACCGGGCCATGCAGCTGACCAGTATAGAGGTATTAACTCTTCTTTTCAGTGAGCTGGCCAAAGTCACAGGGGGCTCAGCAAAGGGATTTGCTAGTTTCATATATGATGTTCTGTCTAAATGTAAAGTTCAGAAGGTGGTACTCCATTGCCTGCTCTCCTCTATATTCAGCGCACAGAAATGGCATGACCAACGGACGGCCGGTGTAAATATGTCCACAGTGGAGGAAGGTCTGTCTGAggacagtgttatcaacttgtcAGAGGATCAGATGGACAGTTGTAGTGCAGTCCAGTCCCAGCTACTAAGACTGCTTCAAAGTCTAGTTGTACTCGAGCACAGAGTTCTGGTGCCGGTCGAAGAAGGAGGAGAACCTGGGGCAGGAGCTGCGGGAGGCGTAGGAGCAGGCAGTAGCACAGGAACTGGATTTGAAATGTTAGGTGGAGAAGTGGAGCATGTCAACCCTCAGCAGCCAATGACATCACTACAGTACCTTCATGGACAGCCGATCACAGCACAGGGCATGTTTTTGTGCGCCGTCATCAGGGCACTGCATCAACACCATGCGTGTAAAATGCACCCTCAGTGGATTGGACTCATCACAGCCACGCTGCCATACATGAGGAGGATTCTAAGAAGGGTGGTTGCATCAGTCACTCTGCAGCTTTGCAGGAACTTGGACAATCTTCTTCACCAGTACCGCTATGAGACTGGGATTACTGACGCCAG ACCCCAATGGATGGCTGTCTGCATTCCTCCTGACCTGTTACTCACAGTACTGGAGGGAATAACTGCAATCATCCACTACTGCCTGCTTGATCCCACTTACCAGTACCACCAG TTGCATGTGAGTGTTGACCAGAAGCACCTGGCTGAGGCTCGTTCAGGTATCCTGTCCATCCTCCACACTATCATGTCCTCTGTCACATTGCTGTGGAGTGTCCTCCATCATGCTGACAGCTCTGAGAAGCCAgctgctgcttctgctgctTCCACTTCCAACATCAATTTGGGCTCCACTAAG AAAATTCGTCAGCAAATCCTTGAGCTGCTTGGCCCAATCTCCATGAACCATGGTGCTCACTTCATGGCAGCCATTGCCTATGTTTGGAATGAAAGGAAACAGGTCAAGACTCCAGTCAGAAATAAA GTGATTCCTGTAGCCAGTGATGAACAGTTACTGCTGGTTGAGCTGGTTCGCTCGGTGAGTGCCATGCGCACTGAAACGGTCATGCACACAGTGAAAGAGGTTCTGAAGCAGCCACCGGCCATCGCAAAGGACAGG AAACACCTTTCTTTGGAGGTCTGCATGCTGCAGTTCTTCTATGCATATGTCCAGAG GATTCCTGTATCTACTTTAGTTGATAGCTGGCCTTCTCTGCTGGCTCTGCTGAAGGATTCAGTGCAGTTAAGCCTGCCTGCCCCAGGACAGTTTTTAATACTTGG TGTTCTGAATGAATTCATTTTGAAGAACCCTAATCTGGAAAGTAAGAAGGACCAGCGAGAGCTCCAG GATGTGACACATAAAGTGGTAGAAGCCATCGGGACAATTGCAGGTTCGTCTCTGGAGCAAACTACATGGCTGAGGAGAAACCTGGAAGTGAAGGCCTCTCCTCAGATAGTTGTGGACGGAACAAACCTTGAAGCAGACGTTGAAG ATTTAATGCTCACAGTTATGGAGGCCTCCAGCTTCACCCCATCTGTCTACAGCGTTCATGCCCTCACGCTGCTGGCTGAG GTGCTGGCTCACTTGTTGGACATGGTGTTCTacagtgatgagaaggaacggGTTATACCCCTGTTGGTCAATATCATGCACTATGTAGTTCCCTACTTGCGTAACCACAG CGCTCACAATGCTCCCAGCTACCGGGCCTGCATCCAActgctgagcagtctaagtggGTACCAGTACACACGTCGCGCCTGGAAGAAGGAGGCCTTTGACCTCTTTATGGACCACACCTTCTTCCAGATGGACTCATCTTGTGTCAGCCA ctggaGGGCAATCATTGACCATTTGATGACTCATGACAAGACCACATTCAGAGATCTTATGA CCCGTGTAGCTGTAGCCCAGAGCAGCTCCCTGAGTCTGTTCACCAACAGAGATGCTGAGCTGGAACAGAGGGCCATGTTGCTCAAGCGCCTGGCCTTCACCATCTACAGTAGTGAAGTGGACCAGTACCAAAAATACCTCCCTGACATACAAG AGCGCCTGGTGGAGAGCCTGCGTCTTCCTCAGGTGCCCATCCTGCATGCTCAGGTGTTCCTCTTCTTCAGGGTGCTGTTGCTGCGCATGTCTCCTCAACACCTCACCTCATTATGGCCAACCATGATCACTGAACTG GTTCAAGTGTTTCTGTTGATGGAGCAAGAGCTGACAGCAGATGAGGACATATCAAG GACATCTGGGCCATCTGTGGCCGGCTTGGAAACCACCTATTCCGGAGGGAATGGCTTCTCAACGTCCTACAACAGCCAACGCTGGCTCAACCTCTATCTGTCAGCTTGCAAACTGCTGGACTTGGCCTTGGCCCTGCCGCCCGAAAGCCTGCCGCAGTTCCAAAT GTATCGGTGGGCATTCATCCCTGAAGCCTCAGATGATTCTGGAATGGAGGTGAGACGGCAAGGGACTCACCAGCGGGAGTTTAAACCGTACGTGGTCCGACTAGCCAAGCTGCTGAGGAAACGAGCTAAG AAAAATCCAGAAGATGACTGCTTCACTCGAAACCTTTCCTGGGAGCCAGGCCACCTGATGCTAACCCTCTATGTAATCCGCAGCATGGAGCAGCTGCTTCCTTTCTTCAACCTACTCAGCCACGTGTTTAACAGCAAATCCAGCAGCCGCTCATGTCCTGCTTACGCTCACAACCGTGCAGCTGGCTTCTTTTCTTGTCAAAAGGAGGGCCACAAACTGGAGAGCCAGAAAGTGTTCTGGAGTCGAGCTCGACAAAACATTGAGGAAATGATCGAGAAGGACTTTCTAGAAGGACTCATCAAGACGGGAAAACACAGCGCATTTACACATTCTGATCAGCACTAG